One Glycocaulis abyssi DNA window includes the following coding sequences:
- the era gene encoding GTPase Era, producing MTSKDTTRAGFVAVMGAPNAGKSSLVNALVGQKVSIVTHKVQTTRFQIRGVMMKDRTQVVLVDTPGVFAPRRRLDRAMVKAAWAGADDADAIVHVVDAAAASRVLKGRTGGQDARADEDTRRVIEGLKNANRTAILALNKIDLIKRDELLALAQSLHDTGAYSEVFMVSASNGSGVKDLAARLVALMPEGEFFYDEDQIADLPMRLLAAEITREKLFLRVHDELPYGLTVETDSWQDRKDGSVRIEQTIYVEREGHKPMVIGKGGQTLKTIGELARKELSADLEREVHLFLHVKVRPGWSEERARYSALGLEFDA from the coding sequence ATGACCAGTAAGGACACCACCCGCGCAGGCTTTGTCGCCGTGATGGGCGCGCCCAATGCGGGCAAATCCAGCCTGGTGAACGCGCTGGTCGGCCAGAAGGTCTCCATCGTCACCCACAAGGTGCAGACTACGCGCTTCCAGATACGCGGCGTGATGATGAAAGACCGCACGCAGGTCGTGCTGGTCGATACGCCCGGCGTGTTCGCGCCGCGCCGCCGCCTCGACCGGGCGATGGTGAAAGCAGCCTGGGCCGGGGCGGATGACGCCGATGCCATCGTCCACGTGGTCGATGCGGCTGCCGCGTCGCGCGTGCTGAAGGGCCGTACAGGCGGGCAGGACGCGCGCGCCGACGAAGATACGCGCCGCGTGATCGAAGGGCTTAAAAACGCCAATCGGACGGCCATTCTGGCGCTCAACAAGATTGATCTCATCAAGCGCGACGAGCTGCTGGCGCTCGCTCAAAGCCTCCATGACACAGGCGCTTATAGCGAGGTCTTCATGGTCTCTGCTAGCAATGGGAGCGGGGTGAAGGATCTCGCCGCGCGCCTGGTCGCGCTGATGCCCGAAGGCGAGTTCTTCTATGATGAGGACCAGATCGCCGATCTGCCCATGCGTCTGCTGGCTGCCGAGATTACGCGCGAAAAACTGTTCCTGCGCGTGCATGACGAGCTGCCCTATGGCCTCACCGTGGAGACCGATAGCTGGCAGGACCGCAAGGACGGCTCGGTGCGTATCGAGCAGACGATCTATGTGGAGCGCGAAGGCCACAAGCCGATGGTCATCGGCAAGGGCGGCCAGACGCTGAAAACCATTGGCGAGCTCGCCCGCAAGGAGCTCTCCGCCGATCTGGAGCGCGAGGTTCACCTCTTCCTGCACGTGAAAGTCCGCCCCGGCTGGAGCGAGGAGCGCGCGCGCTATTCCGCGCTCGGCCTGGAGTTTGATGCGTGA
- the rnc gene encoding ribonuclease III — protein sequence MTNRLKQLEEAIGYKFTDPGLLEIALTHASHGDGRRRTDSNERMEFLGDRVLGLLVAEQLYAMFEGLSEGGLAHRLNALVNKGACARVARSLGLGDALLLSPGEERLGGREKESILGDACEALIGAIYLDGGLPAARAFFAAAWEEELAQLTRQTKDAKSYLQEWAARKSLSAPAYKLVSRKGPDHRPHFTVEVTIDGLEPAMGEGATKQAAQRAAADAMLKREHAHDQ from the coding sequence ATGACGAACCGGCTCAAGCAGCTTGAAGAGGCCATCGGCTACAAATTCACCGATCCCGGCCTGCTGGAAATCGCGCTGACGCATGCGAGCCATGGTGATGGTCGCCGCCGCACCGATTCCAATGAACGCATGGAGTTTCTGGGCGACCGCGTGCTGGGGCTTCTGGTGGCCGAGCAGCTCTACGCCATGTTTGAAGGGCTTAGCGAGGGCGGGCTGGCCCACCGGCTGAATGCGCTGGTCAACAAGGGCGCGTGCGCCCGCGTGGCGCGCTCGCTGGGGCTGGGCGATGCGCTGCTGCTATCGCCGGGCGAAGAACGTCTGGGCGGACGCGAGAAGGAATCCATTCTCGGCGATGCCTGCGAGGCGCTGATCGGCGCTATCTATCTGGATGGAGGTCTCCCGGCCGCGCGCGCCTTTTTCGCCGCCGCGTGGGAGGAGGAGCTGGCCCAGCTGACCCGCCAGACCAAGGATGCGAAATCCTATCTGCAGGAATGGGCCGCCCGCAAAAGCCTGTCAGCGCCGGCCTACAAGCTGGTATCGCGCAAAGGGCCGGATCATCGTCCGCATTTCACGGTGGAAGTGACGATAGACGGGCTGGAACCTGCTATGGGTGAAGGCGCGACCAAACAGGCCGCCCAGCGTGCCGCCGCAGACGCCATGCTCAAACGGGAACACGCCCATGACCAGTAA
- the acpS gene encoding holo-ACP synthase, with product MIIGIGTDIIDIRRIERSIERFGDRFKNRVFSAGERAKAESRLREVDTYAKRFAAKEATAKALGTGIYRGVIWRDLEVINLKGGKPTMNLSGKALERARALTPEGMDFTVHLTLTDDYPWAQAFAILEAIPKAEPGA from the coding sequence GTGATAATCGGCATCGGCACAGACATCATCGATATCCGCCGCATTGAGCGGTCGATCGAGCGGTTTGGCGACCGGTTCAAGAACAGGGTTTTCAGCGCAGGCGAGCGCGCCAAGGCCGAAAGCCGCCTGCGCGAGGTGGACACTTACGCCAAACGCTTTGCCGCCAAGGAAGCGACCGCCAAGGCGCTGGGCACCGGCATATACCGGGGCGTGATCTGGCGCGATCTGGAAGTCATCAATCTCAAGGGCGGCAAGCCGACGATGAATCTGTCGGGCAAGGCGCTGGAGCGTGCGCGCGCGCTGACCCCCGAAGGCATGGATTTCACCGTCCATCTGACCCTGACCGATGATTATCCCTGGGCGCAGGCATTCGCGATCCTGGAAGCCATCCCGAAGGCGGAGCCGGGGGCATGA
- a CDS encoding pyridoxine 5'-phosphate synthase yields the protein MLRLGLNIDHVATIRNARGGAHPDPVRAAAVAQSAGADGITIHLREDRRHIRDSDLEAIRSATRLPINLEMAATGEMAEIAERFRPHAACLVPEKREERTTEGGLDVAGLHNTIAPIVRRLKDAGCRVSLFIEPDPVQIAVAEVLGAPVVELHTGRYAELWLDGDEAGVARELERLQEAAREAARRGIEPHAGHGLTFENVKPVAAIPELAELNIGHFLIGEAIFTGLETAVKRMRALMDEARAEKVA from the coding sequence ATGTTGCGTCTGGGCCTAAATATCGATCACGTCGCGACCATAAGGAACGCCCGGGGCGGCGCGCATCCCGATCCCGTGCGCGCAGCGGCAGTAGCGCAAAGCGCGGGCGCGGACGGCATCACCATCCATCTGCGCGAAGACCGGCGTCATATCCGCGATAGCGATCTGGAGGCTATCCGCTCGGCCACCCGCCTGCCGATCAATCTGGAAATGGCCGCGACCGGCGAGATGGCCGAAATCGCCGAGCGTTTCCGTCCGCATGCCGCCTGCCTGGTGCCGGAAAAGCGCGAGGAACGCACGACCGAGGGCGGGCTGGACGTGGCGGGCCTGCACAACACAATCGCGCCGATTGTGCGCCGCCTGAAAGACGCTGGGTGCCGCGTCTCGCTCTTCATCGAGCCGGACCCGGTACAGATCGCGGTAGCCGAAGTGCTGGGCGCGCCGGTGGTGGAGCTCCACACGGGGCGCTATGCCGAGCTTTGGCTTGATGGCGATGAGGCGGGCGTGGCGCGCGAGCTGGAACGCCTGCAGGAAGCGGCCAGAGAGGCAGCCCGGCGCGGGATCGAGCCGCATGCCGGCCACGGCCTGACGTTCGAAAATGTGAAGCCTGTGGCGGCCATACCGGAGCTGGCCGAGCTGAATATCGGCCATTTCCTGATCGGCGAGGCGATCTTTACCGGGCTGGAAACGGCTGTGAAACGCATGCGCGCTTTGATGGACGAAGCGCGCGCGGAGAAGGTCGCGTGA
- the pyrE gene encoding orotate phosphoribosyltransferase — translation MTADEVLDEFREAGALLEGHFILSSGLRSPVFLQKALVFREPARTEKLCKAMAEAVRAKVQDNITAIVSPALGGIIPGYETARQLGLPFLFVEREDGEFRLRRGFQLTAADRVLVVEDIVTTGLSSRECISAIEKTGAKVVAECCLVDRSGGRADVGVPLIALATVAFPAYAEDALPPELERIPAIKPGSRGLEA, via the coding sequence ATGACCGCAGACGAAGTGCTGGACGAGTTCCGCGAGGCGGGTGCCTTGCTGGAGGGCCATTTCATCCTGTCCTCTGGGCTTCGCAGCCCGGTCTTTCTGCAAAAGGCGCTGGTCTTCCGGGAGCCTGCTCGCACCGAGAAGCTGTGCAAAGCCATGGCAGAGGCGGTGCGCGCGAAGGTGCAGGACAATATCACCGCGATCGTCTCGCCGGCGCTGGGCGGGATTATTCCAGGCTATGAAACGGCGCGCCAGCTGGGTCTGCCCTTCCTGTTTGTCGAGCGCGAGGATGGCGAGTTCCGCCTGCGCCGTGGCTTCCAGCTGACGGCGGCCGACCGCGTGCTGGTGGTCGAGGACATCGTGACAACGGGCCTCTCCTCACGCGAGTGCATCTCCGCGATAGAGAAGACCGGCGCGAAAGTGGTGGCTGAATGCTGCCTGGTGGACCGCTCCGGCGGGCGTGCGGATGTCGGCGTGCCGCTGATCGCGCTCGCGACGGTGGCGTTCCCGGCCTATGCCGAGGATGCGCTGCCGCCGGAGCTGGAGCGCATTCCGGCCATCAAGCCCGGCAGCCGGGGGCTGGAGGCGTAA
- a CDS encoding bifunctional (p)ppGpp synthetase/guanosine-3',5'-bis(diphosphate) 3'-pyrophosphohydrolase: protein MGGVALSASAEAPGSIPSADDLIARVRAYHPNADADLIRRAYEYSRDKHSHQKRHSGEPYYGHTVAVAMLLADLHLDVATVCTGLLHDTVEDTDATLEEITELFGDDVARLVDGETKLSQMELINKRTRQAENFQKLVLAITDDVRVLLVKLCDRLHNMRTLHFMPKPEKRERIARETLEIYAPLARRIGVNRICVELEDLAFRNINPDAYESITRRLAALRTTRASAIAAMSSLLSQRLEEAGIDCRVFGREKRPYSIWRKLERKGTSFDNIADIYAFRVIVNTPDECYRTLGVIHQNWRSVPERFHDYISTPKPNNYRSLHTTIVGPHNVRMELQIRTEAMEAVAETGVAAHWRYKAGRYGYDPKSAREAGGDPLSRLRAFVEILEQGGDPDEFLEHAKLEMLTDQVYAFTPKGELIALPQGATPLDFAYAVHTELGAGAVGVRINGRERPLRTRLRNGDTVEIIKGGVRQPPAGWEDLVVTGRAKAAIRKLIRETQLQEFERLGKVIAEHAFQREGKAFKENMLSEALARLDLKSAPELYQALGRGQITSTQLFDAVFPGQREKNPNDPSQRELIDDEKGALYVHGSGLTPGVSLHFAACCSPLPGDRIVGILREGSGVEVHVIDCERLAELEEEDPASGDNWIDLKWTPEARSNAVSVGRVLATVRNEPGVLAEIAGAVGEARGNITNIKTLSRSRDFFDMAFDIEVVDVRHLSNIVAALKTCDRVVSAERARYE, encoded by the coding sequence TTGGGCGGGGTAGCGCTCAGCGCGTCCGCCGAAGCGCCGGGAAGTATCCCAAGCGCCGATGATCTCATTGCGCGGGTAAGGGCCTATCATCCCAATGCGGATGCGGACCTTATCCGGCGCGCCTATGAGTATTCGCGCGACAAGCATTCCCACCAGAAACGCCATTCGGGTGAGCCCTATTACGGGCACACGGTGGCAGTTGCGATGCTGCTGGCCGATCTGCATCTTGATGTGGCGACCGTCTGCACGGGCCTTCTTCACGATACAGTTGAAGATACGGATGCAACCCTAGAAGAAATAACAGAATTGTTTGGCGATGATGTCGCCCGGCTTGTTGATGGCGAGACCAAGCTCAGCCAGATGGAGCTGATCAACAAGCGCACCCGCCAAGCCGAAAACTTCCAGAAACTCGTGCTGGCCATCACCGATGATGTCCGCGTGCTGCTGGTGAAGCTGTGCGACCGGCTACACAATATGCGCACGCTGCATTTCATGCCCAAGCCGGAAAAGCGCGAACGCATCGCCCGCGAAACGCTGGAGATTTACGCGCCGCTGGCCCGGCGTATCGGTGTGAACCGGATTTGCGTGGAGCTGGAAGACCTGGCTTTCCGCAACATCAATCCCGATGCGTACGAGTCGATCACCCGCCGGCTGGCCGCGCTGCGCACCACGCGGGCCTCTGCCATTGCCGCCATGTCCTCGCTTCTGTCCCAGCGGCTGGAGGAGGCGGGCATAGACTGCCGCGTGTTCGGGCGCGAGAAGCGGCCCTATTCGATCTGGCGCAAGCTGGAGCGCAAGGGCACCTCGTTTGACAACATCGCCGACATCTATGCCTTCCGCGTGATCGTGAACACGCCGGATGAATGCTACCGGACACTGGGCGTGATCCACCAGAACTGGCGCTCGGTGCCCGAGCGCTTCCACGACTATATCTCCACACCCAAGCCCAATAATTACCGATCGCTGCACACCACGATTGTCGGTCCGCACAATGTGCGCATGGAGCTGCAGATACGCACCGAGGCGATGGAGGCGGTGGCCGAGACCGGCGTGGCCGCACACTGGCGCTACAAGGCCGGGCGATACGGCTATGATCCCAAATCAGCGCGGGAGGCGGGCGGCGATCCGCTCAGCCGGCTGCGCGCCTTTGTCGAGATCCTCGAGCAGGGCGGTGATCCGGACGAGTTCCTGGAGCATGCCAAGCTGGAGATGCTCACAGACCAGGTCTACGCCTTCACACCCAAGGGCGAGCTGATTGCCCTGCCGCAGGGCGCAACGCCGCTGGACTTTGCCTATGCGGTCCACACCGAGCTGGGCGCAGGCGCGGTGGGTGTGCGCATCAACGGGCGCGAGCGTCCGCTGAGAACGCGTCTGCGTAATGGCGATACGGTGGAGATCATCAAGGGCGGGGTGCGCCAGCCGCCCGCCGGGTGGGAAGACCTGGTGGTCACGGGCCGCGCCAAGGCCGCCATCCGCAAGCTGATCCGTGAGACGCAGCTGCAGGAGTTTGAGCGGCTCGGCAAGGTGATTGCCGAACACGCCTTCCAGCGCGAGGGCAAGGCGTTCAAGGAAAATATGCTCAGTGAAGCGCTCGCCCGGCTCGACCTGAAATCCGCGCCGGAGCTCTATCAGGCGCTGGGGCGCGGCCAGATCACCTCAACCCAGCTTTTCGACGCCGTCTTTCCCGGCCAGCGCGAGAAGAACCCGAACGATCCGAGCCAGCGCGAGCTGATCGACGATGAAAAGGGCGCGCTTTACGTGCATGGCAGCGGGCTGACGCCCGGCGTGTCACTGCATTTTGCCGCGTGCTGCTCGCCTCTGCCCGGTGACCGGATTGTCGGCATATTGCGCGAAGGCTCCGGCGTTGAAGTGCACGTCATTGACTGCGAACGCCTGGCCGAGCTGGAAGAGGAAGACCCGGCCTCCGGCGACAACTGGATCGACCTGAAATGGACACCTGAAGCGCGGTCGAATGCCGTTTCGGTGGGCCGGGTGCTGGCGACGGTGCGCAATGAGCCGGGCGTGCTGGCCGAGATTGCGGGCGCGGTTGGCGAGGCACGCGGCAACATCACCAATATCAAGACATTGTCGCGTTCACGCGATTTCTTCGACATGGCGTTCGATATCGAAGTGGTGGACGTGCGCCATTTGTCCAATATCGTCGCTGCACTGAAGACGTGTGACCGGGTAGTCAGTGCCGAGCGCGCCCGCTACGAGTAG
- the rpoZ gene encoding DNA-directed RNA polymerase subunit omega produces the protein MARVTVEDCIEKIPNRFRLVLLSAHRARNIAAGSQLQIDRDNDKNPVVALREVAEEKLDLDALSESLVAGLERVIPADEDEEDARHDAAEAPRALPAPEMDEAAMLRALQSDRDGPADGRL, from the coding sequence ATGGCTCGCGTTACTGTCGAAGACTGCATCGAAAAAATCCCCAACCGGTTCCGGCTGGTCCTTCTGTCTGCGCACCGCGCCCGCAATATCGCGGCCGGTTCCCAGCTGCAGATTGACCGGGACAACGACAAGAACCCGGTGGTGGCCCTGCGCGAGGTTGCAGAGGAAAAGCTCGATCTCGACGCATTGTCGGAAAGCCTGGTCGCCGGTCTGGAGCGTGTCATTCCCGCCGATGAAGACGAGGAGGATGCGCGCCATGATGCGGCTGAAGCTCCGCGCGCGCTTCCGGCTCCGGAAATGGACGAAGCGGCCATGCTGCGCGCCCTTCAGAGCGATCGGGACGGGCCGGCAGACGGCCGTTTGTAA
- the folK gene encoding 2-amino-4-hydroxy-6-hydroxymethyldihydropteridine diphosphokinase, with protein sequence MSIYIAFGSNQAFGSIQPAALLCEAGNALEAKGVRLVARSSLWRSPAWPDPADPAYVNAVAEVETRLTPRELLACLHEVEGQFGRVRAVRNAPRTLDLDIIDFDGLIAGEGQGPLLPHPRAHQRAFVLLPLAEIAPGWAHPATGEGIAALTEALARADVEATTRLGRFAAGS encoded by the coding sequence TTGAGTATCTACATCGCTTTTGGCTCAAACCAAGCCTTTGGCAGCATACAGCCAGCCGCGTTGCTCTGCGAGGCGGGAAATGCGCTTGAGGCCAAAGGTGTCCGGCTTGTTGCGCGCTCCTCGCTCTGGCGGTCACCTGCCTGGCCGGATCCGGCAGACCCGGCTTATGTGAATGCTGTGGCCGAAGTGGAAACGCGCCTGACGCCGCGTGAGTTGCTTGCCTGCCTGCATGAGGTGGAGGGGCAGTTCGGACGGGTGCGGGCCGTGCGCAATGCGCCGCGCACGCTTGATCTGGATATCATTGATTTTGATGGACTTATAGCCGGTGAGGGGCAGGGGCCGCTCCTGCCGCATCCGCGTGCGCATCAGCGCGCCTTCGTTCTGTTGCCGCTTGCCGAGATCGCGCCGGGCTGGGCTCACCCCGCGACAGGTGAGGGGATTGCCGCCCTTACAGAGGCGCTCGCCCGCGCGGATGTTGAAGCGACGACGCGCCTTGGCAGGTTTGCCGCTGGGAGCTGA
- a CDS encoding NYN domain-containing protein: protein MTFYPNERIGLFIDGANLYSAARALDFDIDYRKLLEEFRKRGRLVRANYYTALLENDDYTPIRPLVDWLDYNGFSIVTKAAREYTDEHGRRRIKGDMDVEIAVDIFEAAGYLDHILLFSGDGDFRKVVEAVQRRGVRVSVVSTLKSQPPMIADDLRRQADNFIELAELGRLVGRERRAREDFVPPTAGDDDEA from the coding sequence ATGACATTCTATCCCAATGAGCGCATCGGCCTTTTTATCGACGGTGCCAACCTCTATTCCGCAGCCCGCGCCCTCGATTTTGACATCGACTACCGCAAGCTACTCGAAGAATTCAGGAAGCGCGGCCGGCTGGTGCGGGCCAATTATTACACCGCGCTTCTGGAGAATGATGATTACACCCCAATCCGCCCCCTCGTCGACTGGCTGGATTATAACGGGTTCTCCATCGTCACGAAGGCGGCGCGCGAATATACCGACGAGCATGGCCGCCGCCGCATCAAGGGCGATATGGATGTCGAGATCGCCGTCGATATCTTTGAGGCGGCTGGCTATCTCGACCATATCCTGCTGTTCTCCGGTGATGGCGATTTCCGCAAAGTGGTCGAGGCCGTGCAGCGCAGAGGCGTGCGGGTTTCGGTCGTGTCCACGCTGAAATCCCAGCCGCCCATGATCGCCGACGATCTGCGCCGTCAGGCCGACAATTTCATCGAGCTGGCCGAGCTTGGCCGTCTTGTTGGCCGCGAGCGCCGCGCCCGCGAAGACTTCGTACCGCCAACCGCCGGCGATGACGATGAAGCATAG
- a CDS encoding uracil-DNA glycosylase has product MKHSVPAEPQPDCPLCPRLVAYRQENARQEPGWFNGAVPSFGDANARLLIVGLAPGRTGANRTARPFTGDWAGDLLYATIDAYGFSKGTYKADPADGLTLHDAMITNAVRCAPPQNKPVGKEMANCRPFLAARIAALPRLKVVIALGRIAHENTLRALGQRPAGFKFAHGAEHEVEGPQGPLTLIDSYHCSRYNTNTGRLTEPMFHAVFEKAKARL; this is encoded by the coding sequence ATGAAGCATAGCGTCCCGGCCGAGCCGCAACCCGATTGCCCGCTCTGTCCGCGCCTTGTCGCCTACCGGCAGGAAAACGCCCGTCAGGAGCCGGGCTGGTTCAACGGTGCCGTACCCTCCTTCGGTGACGCCAACGCGCGCCTGCTGATCGTAGGGCTGGCGCCGGGGCGTACAGGGGCGAACCGCACCGCCCGGCCGTTCACCGGCGACTGGGCGGGCGATCTGCTCTACGCGACCATTGATGCCTATGGCTTTTCAAAAGGCACCTATAAGGCCGACCCAGCTGATGGCCTGACCCTGCACGATGCGATGATCACCAATGCCGTGCGCTGCGCGCCGCCGCAGAACAAGCCGGTGGGCAAGGAAATGGCCAATTGCCGCCCCTTCCTGGCCGCGCGCATCGCGGCCTTGCCCAGGCTGAAAGTGGTGATCGCTCTGGGGCGTATCGCGCATGAGAACACGCTGCGCGCGCTGGGCCAGCGTCCAGCGGGTTTCAAGTTTGCCCACGGGGCGGAGCATGAGGTGGAAGGCCCGCAAGGCCCCCTCACCCTGATCGATAGCTATCACTGCTCACGCTACAACACGAACACGGGCCGGCTGACAGAGCCCATGTTCCATGCTGTGTTCGAGAAGGCCAAAGCGCGGCTTTAG
- the smpB gene encoding SsrA-binding protein SmpB, whose protein sequence is MSKSDDNGLIAVNRRARFDYEIEDTMEAGLMLVGTEVKSLRQGRANIAEAYVSVERDGALYLINADFPPYEGGNRFNHEPRRHRKLLLHKKQMAQLAGAVQREGRTIIPLRLYFNDRGLAKLLIGLAKGKKTIDKRETIKEREWNRSKARLMKDFG, encoded by the coding sequence ATGAGCAAGAGCGACGATAACGGGCTTATCGCCGTCAACCGGCGTGCGCGCTTCGATTACGAGATCGAGGACACGATGGAAGCTGGCCTGATGCTGGTCGGCACCGAGGTGAAATCCCTGCGTCAGGGCCGGGCGAATATTGCCGAAGCCTATGTCAGCGTGGAGCGCGATGGCGCGCTCTACCTGATCAATGCCGATTTTCCCCCTTACGAGGGCGGCAATCGCTTCAATCACGAGCCGCGCCGTCATCGCAAGCTGCTGCTCCACAAGAAGCAGATGGCCCAGCTGGCCGGCGCGGTGCAGCGTGAGGGACGCACGATCATCCCCTTGCGGCTCTATTTCAACGACCGGGGTCTCGCCAAGCTCCTGATTGGCCTCGCCAAGGGCAAGAAGACCATCGACAAGCGCGAAACCATCAAGGAGCGTGAGTGGAACCGCTCCAAGGCCCGCCTGATGAAAGATTTCGGCTAA
- the dapA gene encoding 4-hydroxy-tetrahydrodipicolinate synthase, with translation MFRGSFTALITPFSNGQVDTAALKRVVEHQIKAGTHGLVPVGTTGECVTLSMEEHRRVVETVIATAAGRVPVIAGAGSNNTAHAIELARYAKAAGADAVLVAAPYYNKPSQEGLAAHYLAIADAVEIPLFVYNVPGRSIVDISAETMARIAKHPNIIGVKDATGDIARMTQHRRAIGNEFIQLSGEDASALGYNAHGGVGVISVSSNVAPALCAAFQNATLDGRWDEARALNDRLQPLHEVLFAYSSPSPAKYAASLLGLCSAEVRLPLVACPDAVKARIRSVMEELSLI, from the coding sequence ATGTTCCGCGGCTCTTTTACGGCACTCATCACCCCTTTCAGCAACGGCCAGGTCGATACCGCCGCGCTGAAACGCGTGGTCGAGCACCAGATAAAGGCGGGAACCCATGGGCTGGTTCCGGTCGGCACCACGGGCGAGTGCGTCACCTTGTCGATGGAAGAGCACCGTCGTGTCGTTGAAACTGTCATCGCCACGGCGGCAGGCCGGGTTCCGGTGATCGCGGGCGCTGGCTCCAACAACACCGCCCACGCCATCGAGCTGGCCCGCTATGCCAAGGCTGCGGGCGCGGACGCAGTGCTGGTTGCGGCACCCTATTACAACAAGCCTTCGCAGGAGGGGCTGGCGGCGCACTATCTCGCCATCGCCGATGCGGTGGAAATTCCGCTCTTTGTCTACAATGTGCCCGGCCGGTCGATCGTGGATATCTCCGCCGAGACCATGGCCCGCATCGCGAAGCACCCGAACATTATCGGGGTCAAGGACGCGACGGGCGATATTGCCCGCATGACGCAGCATCGCCGCGCCATTGGCAACGAGTTCATCCAGCTATCCGGCGAGGATGCCTCGGCTCTGGGCTATAACGCGCATGGCGGCGTGGGCGTGATCTCGGTGTCCTCGAATGTGGCACCGGCGCTGTGCGCGGCGTTCCAGAACGCAACACTGGACGGGCGCTGGGACGAGGCGCGCGCGCTTAATGACCGTCTGCAACCGCTCCATGAGGTGTTGTTCGCCTATTCCAGCCCGTCACCTGCGAAATACGCCGCGAGCCTGCTGGGCCTGTGCTCAGCCGAAGTGCGTCTGCCGCTGGTGGCATGCCCGGACGCGGTGAAGGCGCGGATCAGGTCGGTGATGGAAGAGTTGTCGCTGATATGA